A DNA window from Amycolatopsis sp. DSM 110486 contains the following coding sequences:
- a CDS encoding phosphoglyceromutase: MAELGTLVLLRHGQSTWNAENLFTGWVDVPLSETGEREARQGGQLLAEAELLPDVVHTSLLRRAIGTANIALDAADRHWIPVKRDWRLNERHYGALQGKNKKQTLEEFGEEQFMLWRRSYDAPPPAIDPADEFSQAGDPRYADLGDNAPLTECLKDVVERLLPYWESEIVPDLRAGKNVLVAAHGNSLRALVKHLDGISDTDIAALNIPTGIPLRYDLTDDLQPIKPGGLYLDPEAAEEAAAAVANQGR; this comes from the coding sequence ATGGCTGAACTTGGGACGCTGGTGCTGCTGCGTCACGGACAGAGCACGTGGAACGCGGAAAACCTGTTCACCGGATGGGTGGACGTGCCGCTTTCGGAGACGGGCGAGCGCGAGGCTCGCCAGGGTGGCCAGCTGCTGGCCGAGGCGGAGCTGCTGCCGGACGTGGTGCACACGTCGCTGCTGCGCCGCGCGATCGGCACGGCGAACATCGCCCTCGACGCCGCCGACCGGCACTGGATCCCCGTCAAGCGCGACTGGCGGCTCAACGAGCGCCACTACGGCGCGCTGCAGGGCAAGAACAAGAAGCAGACGCTGGAGGAGTTCGGCGAGGAGCAGTTCATGCTCTGGCGCCGCTCTTACGACGCCCCGCCGCCCGCCATCGACCCGGCCGACGAGTTCAGCCAGGCCGGCGACCCGCGCTACGCCGACCTCGGCGACAACGCGCCCCTGACCGAATGCCTCAAGGACGTCGTCGAGCGCCTCCTGCCGTATTGGGAGTCCGAGATCGTCCCCGACCTTCGCGCGGGCAAGAACGTCCTGGTCGCCGCGCACGGCAACTCGCTGCGCGCGCTCGTGAAGCACCTCGACGGCATCTCCGACACGGACATCGCGGCCCTCAACATCCCCACCGGCATCCCCCTGCGCTACGACCTCACCGACGACCTCCAACCCATCAAGCCGGGCGGCCTGTACCTCGACCCGGAGGCGGCGGAGGAAGCCGCTGCCGCGGTGGCGAACCAGGGCCGCTGA